One window of the Pseudomonas knackmussii B13 genome contains the following:
- a CDS encoding NAD-dependent epimerase/dehydratase family protein codes for MRVMVTGANGFVGRELVRRLLEAGELRGQPIEALLLLDRELDGQPDDRRLRRHFGSVTDPALLRRALADGIDVVFHLVSIPGGAAEAQYELGYQVNLQASLELLQQLRSRERPPVLVYASSVAVYGCELSARMDEGQAPNPQLSYAAHKLMVETALNDLARRGEVDGRALRLPGIVARPREPNGLRSAFMSDLLHAYAAGDAYTCPVSPQATAWWMSARCCVDNLLHAAELREPGAERVWQLPVLQLSIAQVLDALAAAYGEARREHIAFAPDAALEALFGRYPPLRTPQARALGFRHDGSAAALLRNALDLSPRRSRAAARKGVSA; via the coding sequence ATGCGCGTGATGGTCACCGGCGCCAACGGCTTCGTCGGCCGCGAGCTGGTGCGTCGCCTGCTGGAGGCGGGCGAGTTGCGCGGCCAGCCCATCGAGGCCTTGCTTTTGCTGGACCGCGAGCTGGACGGCCAGCCGGACGACCGCCGCCTGCGCCGGCATTTCGGCAGCGTCACCGACCCGGCGCTGCTGCGCCGCGCACTGGCCGACGGCATCGACGTGGTCTTCCACCTGGTGAGCATCCCCGGCGGCGCCGCCGAGGCCCAGTACGAGCTGGGCTACCAGGTCAACCTGCAGGCTAGCCTGGAGCTGCTGCAGCAGCTGCGCAGCCGCGAGCGCCCGCCGGTGCTGGTGTACGCCAGCAGCGTGGCCGTTTACGGCTGCGAGCTGTCGGCGCGGATGGACGAAGGCCAGGCGCCGAACCCGCAGCTGTCCTACGCCGCGCACAAACTGATGGTGGAAACCGCGCTGAACGACCTGGCCCGACGCGGCGAGGTCGACGGTCGCGCCCTGCGCTTGCCGGGCATAGTGGCCCGGCCGCGCGAACCCAATGGCCTGCGCTCGGCCTTCATGAGCGACCTGCTGCATGCCTACGCCGCCGGCGATGCCTACACCTGTCCGGTGTCGCCGCAGGCCACGGCCTGGTGGATGTCGGCGCGCTGCTGCGTCGACAACCTGCTGCACGCCGCCGAGCTGCGCGAGCCCGGCGCCGAGCGCGTATGGCAGCTGCCGGTGCTGCAACTGTCCATCGCCCAGGTGCTCGACGCGCTGGCCGCCGCCTATGGCGAGGCCCGCCGCGAGCACATCGCCTTCGCGCCCGACGCGGCGCTGGAAGCGCTGTTCGGCCGCTATCCGCCGCTGCGCACACCGCAGGCCCGTGCCCTGGGCTTCCGCCACGATGGATCGGCCGCCGCGCTGCTGCGCAATGCCCTCGACCTCTCGCCGCGCCGCAGCCGCGCCGCCGCCCGCAAAGGAGTTTCCGCATGA
- a CDS encoding cyclase family protein, with the protein MTLNKRRLLDLSVTLDNNPYTDPPPLLPKIDYMDHQQGWPEMAAMFPGLRKEDLPGDESWAAERLQITTHSGTHMDAPWHYASTTDGGQPAFGIDELPLDWCLQPGVKLDFRHLPDGHVVTAAEVEAELARIGHVLQPLDIVLVNTRAGSLFGKPGYLEAGVGMGREATLYLLERGVRVVGTDAWSWDAPFKYTRERFAESGDASIIWEGHKAGRDIGYGQMEKLANLEQLPPDGFLVSCFPYKIRHASAGFVRAVAILD; encoded by the coding sequence ATGACCCTGAACAAGCGCCGTCTGCTCGACCTGTCGGTGACCCTCGACAACAACCCCTACACCGATCCGCCGCCCTTGCTGCCGAAGATCGACTACATGGACCACCAGCAGGGCTGGCCGGAGATGGCCGCGATGTTCCCCGGCCTGCGCAAGGAGGACCTGCCGGGCGACGAGTCCTGGGCTGCCGAGCGCCTGCAGATCACCACCCACAGCGGCACCCACATGGACGCGCCCTGGCACTACGCCTCGACCACCGACGGCGGCCAGCCGGCCTTCGGCATCGACGAGCTGCCGCTGGACTGGTGCCTGCAGCCGGGGGTGAAGCTCGACTTCCGCCACCTGCCCGACGGCCACGTGGTGACGGCCGCCGAGGTGGAAGCGGAGCTGGCGCGCATCGGTCATGTCCTGCAGCCCCTGGATATCGTCCTGGTGAACACCCGTGCCGGGAGCCTGTTCGGCAAGCCCGGCTACCTGGAGGCCGGCGTGGGCATGGGCCGCGAAGCCACGCTCTATCTGCTGGAGCGCGGGGTGCGGGTGGTCGGCACCGACGCCTGGAGCTGGGACGCGCCTTTCAAATACACCCGCGAGCGCTTCGCCGAATCGGGCGACGCCTCGATCATCTGGGAAGGCCACAAGGCCGGCCGCGACATCGGCTATGGGCAGATGGAAAAACTGGCCAATCTCGAGCAGTTGCCGCCCGATGGCTTCCTGGTCAGTTGCTTTCCCTACAAGATCCGCCACGCCTCGGCCGGTTTCGTCAGGGCTGTAGCGATCCTGGATTGA